The proteins below are encoded in one region of Hordeum vulgare subsp. vulgare chromosome 3H, MorexV3_pseudomolecules_assembly, whole genome shotgun sequence:
- the LOC123443224 gene encoding SMR domain-containing protein At5g58720 isoform X2, which translates to MKPNAKKKSKKKKRASPAAADGAAPAPPAAGSSPRSPLAETLTLAAAAAASETESSGSGSGGDASGYTRAFTSSSSGAASTSSFYAPSSSDSAASSSATGDERRDLAWLLEAFGSATIDQVDSAYREAGGDPFLAAGILGSTQDTQPLPPPPPDLSPHAGSAGRKPARRPRKLPVAASGIVADVIGKGYSRPATPPVSATERSGWKGKGKDMDGESVSNGWNDERNGDRESGGGDPTFNVEEAEQFLCSMLGDRSELSMGVVRDVLGQSGYDVEQALDALLDISGMGWCIPNDEMNGSSSPNIFPGNGLFEEESAASIQKSPCQFPEEIPGMSYNHSERQHEFFWGEQQSSYMKAVCEVQHSETPSPRSAVVDSKMPQRVLESLFKIPERRTYEPSKMDWKKVVKKLQSYNHPITASNQERPKNGDGYREFRGVSARHYDTMKGYYQKAAVAYSKGDKSYASYLAEEGKHYRELGRKEDEKASREIFEARNKHITNTVTIDLHGQHVKQAMKLLKVHMLVCVCMPSTLLRVITGCGVEGTGKGKIKRSVIELVEKEGIEWHEGNSGTIVLRLGGPREYRFLEHDSDSD; encoded by the exons ATGAAGCCCAACGCCAAGAAGaaatccaagaagaagaagcgggcCTCGCCGGCGGCCGCCGATGGGGCGGCGCCGGCCCCTCCGGCGGCGGGGTCCTCCCCGCGTTCTCCGCTCgccgaaaccctaaccctagccgccgcggCTGCGGCCTCGGAGACGGAGTCGAGCGGCAGCGGGAGCGGCGGGGACGCCTCGGGGTACACGCGCGCCTTCACCTCCAGCTCGTCGGGGGCCgcgtccacctcctccttctacgCCCCCTCGTCGTCCGACTCCGCCgcgtcctcctcggcaacgggcgACGAGCGCCGCGACCTCGCCTGGCTGCTCGAGGCCTTCGGCAGCGCAACCATCGACCAGGTCGACTCCGCCTACCGCGAGGCCGGCGGCGACCCCTTCCTTGCGGCCGGCATCCTCGGCTCCACGCAGGACACgcagccgctgccgccgccgccgccagatcTCTCGCCGCACGCGGGATCTGCTGGGAGGAAGCCGGCTCGCAGGCCCAGGAAGCTTCCCGTGGCCGCGTCCGGCATCGTTGCGGACGTGATCGGCAAGGGCTACTCGCGGCCTGCCACTCCGCCTGTGAGCGCCACAGAGAGAAGTGGGtggaaggggaaggggaaggacatGGATGGAGAAAGCGTCAGCAATGGCTGGAATGATGAGAGAAATGGGGACAGAGAAAGTGGAGGTGGCGATCCCACGTTTAATGTTGAGGAGGCCGAGCAGTTCCTCTGCTCCATGCTTGGAGATCGTTCTGAGCTCAGCATGGGTGTGGTCAGAGACGTGCTGG GTCAGTCTGGATATGATGTTGAGCAG GCTCTGGACGCATTGCTTGATATCTCCGGTATGGGATGGTGCATTCCCAATGACGAAATGAATGGCTCATCCTCTCCAAATATCTTCCCAGGAAATGGATTATTTGAAGAAGAATCTGCTGCAAGTATTCAAAAGAGTCCATGCCAG TTCCCAGAAGAAATACCTGGTATGTCATACAATCACTCCGAAAGGCAACATGAATTCTTCTGGGGGGAACAACAGAGCAG CTACATGAAGGCTGTTTGCGAGGTGCAACACTCGGAAACACCGTCTCCAAGATCAGCGGTGGTGGATTCCAAGATGCCACAGCGAGTCTTGGAGTCGCTGTTCAAAATACCTGAACGGCGCACATATGAGCCAAGTAAAATGGACTGGAAGAAGGTAGTGAAGAAGCTGCAGTCATACAATCATCCTATCACAGCAAGCAATCAAGAAAGACCAAAAAATG GGGATGGGTATCGAGAGTTCCGTGGTGTTTCTGCTAGGCAttatgatacaatgaaagggtaCTATCAGAAA GCTGCTGTGGCATATTCCAAAGGAGATAAATCTTATGCCTCGTACCTTGCAGAGGAG GGAAAACATTATCGGGAATTGGGTCGCAAGGAAGATGAGAAGGCCAGCAGGGAGATATTTGAAGCCAG AAACAAGCATATAACGAACACGGTGACTATTGACTTGCACGGTCAACATGTCAAGCAAGCCATGAAGCTCCTCAAAGTTCATATGCTGGTTTGTGTATGCATGCCAT CTACCCTCCTTAGAGTAATTACTGGTTGTGGTGTTGAAGGTACAGGGAAAGGAAAGATAAAACGATCG GTTATCGAGCTTGTGGAGAAGGAAGGCATCGAGTGGCACGAAGGAAACTCCGGAACTATAGTACTACGACTAGGCGGGCCAAGAGAATACCGCTTCCTGGAGCATGACAGCGATTCTGACTAA
- the LOC123443224 gene encoding SMR domain-containing protein At5g58720 isoform X1 — MKPNAKKKSKKKKRASPAAADGAAPAPPAAGSSPRSPLAETLTLAAAAAASETESSGSGSGGDASGYTRAFTSSSSGAASTSSFYAPSSSDSAASSSATGDERRDLAWLLEAFGSATIDQVDSAYREAGGDPFLAAGILGSTQDTQPLPPPPPDLSPHAGSAGRKPARRPRKLPVAASGIVADVIGKGYSRPATPPVSATERSGWKGKGKDMDGESVSNGWNDERNGDRESGGGDPTFNVEEAEQFLCSMLGDRSELSMGVVRDVLGQSGYDVEQALDALLDISGMGWCIPNDEMNGSSSPNIFPGNGLFEEESAASIQKSPCQFPEEIPGMSYNHSERQHEFFWGEQQSSSYMKAVCEVQHSETPSPRSAVVDSKMPQRVLESLFKIPERRTYEPSKMDWKKVVKKLQSYNHPITASNQERPKNGDGYREFRGVSARHYDTMKGYYQKAAVAYSKGDKSYASYLAEEGKHYRELGRKEDEKASREIFEARNKHITNTVTIDLHGQHVKQAMKLLKVHMLVCVCMPSTLLRVITGCGVEGTGKGKIKRSVIELVEKEGIEWHEGNSGTIVLRLGGPREYRFLEHDSDSD; from the exons ATGAAGCCCAACGCCAAGAAGaaatccaagaagaagaagcgggcCTCGCCGGCGGCCGCCGATGGGGCGGCGCCGGCCCCTCCGGCGGCGGGGTCCTCCCCGCGTTCTCCGCTCgccgaaaccctaaccctagccgccgcggCTGCGGCCTCGGAGACGGAGTCGAGCGGCAGCGGGAGCGGCGGGGACGCCTCGGGGTACACGCGCGCCTTCACCTCCAGCTCGTCGGGGGCCgcgtccacctcctccttctacgCCCCCTCGTCGTCCGACTCCGCCgcgtcctcctcggcaacgggcgACGAGCGCCGCGACCTCGCCTGGCTGCTCGAGGCCTTCGGCAGCGCAACCATCGACCAGGTCGACTCCGCCTACCGCGAGGCCGGCGGCGACCCCTTCCTTGCGGCCGGCATCCTCGGCTCCACGCAGGACACgcagccgctgccgccgccgccgccagatcTCTCGCCGCACGCGGGATCTGCTGGGAGGAAGCCGGCTCGCAGGCCCAGGAAGCTTCCCGTGGCCGCGTCCGGCATCGTTGCGGACGTGATCGGCAAGGGCTACTCGCGGCCTGCCACTCCGCCTGTGAGCGCCACAGAGAGAAGTGGGtggaaggggaaggggaaggacatGGATGGAGAAAGCGTCAGCAATGGCTGGAATGATGAGAGAAATGGGGACAGAGAAAGTGGAGGTGGCGATCCCACGTTTAATGTTGAGGAGGCCGAGCAGTTCCTCTGCTCCATGCTTGGAGATCGTTCTGAGCTCAGCATGGGTGTGGTCAGAGACGTGCTGG GTCAGTCTGGATATGATGTTGAGCAG GCTCTGGACGCATTGCTTGATATCTCCGGTATGGGATGGTGCATTCCCAATGACGAAATGAATGGCTCATCCTCTCCAAATATCTTCCCAGGAAATGGATTATTTGAAGAAGAATCTGCTGCAAGTATTCAAAAGAGTCCATGCCAG TTCCCAGAAGAAATACCTGGTATGTCATACAATCACTCCGAAAGGCAACATGAATTCTTCTGGGGGGAACAACAGAGCAG TAGCTACATGAAGGCTGTTTGCGAGGTGCAACACTCGGAAACACCGTCTCCAAGATCAGCGGTGGTGGATTCCAAGATGCCACAGCGAGTCTTGGAGTCGCTGTTCAAAATACCTGAACGGCGCACATATGAGCCAAGTAAAATGGACTGGAAGAAGGTAGTGAAGAAGCTGCAGTCATACAATCATCCTATCACAGCAAGCAATCAAGAAAGACCAAAAAATG GGGATGGGTATCGAGAGTTCCGTGGTGTTTCTGCTAGGCAttatgatacaatgaaagggtaCTATCAGAAA GCTGCTGTGGCATATTCCAAAGGAGATAAATCTTATGCCTCGTACCTTGCAGAGGAG GGAAAACATTATCGGGAATTGGGTCGCAAGGAAGATGAGAAGGCCAGCAGGGAGATATTTGAAGCCAG AAACAAGCATATAACGAACACGGTGACTATTGACTTGCACGGTCAACATGTCAAGCAAGCCATGAAGCTCCTCAAAGTTCATATGCTGGTTTGTGTATGCATGCCAT CTACCCTCCTTAGAGTAATTACTGGTTGTGGTGTTGAAGGTACAGGGAAAGGAAAGATAAAACGATCG GTTATCGAGCTTGTGGAGAAGGAAGGCATCGAGTGGCACGAAGGAAACTCCGGAACTATAGTACTACGACTAGGCGGGCCAAGAGAATACCGCTTCCTGGAGCATGACAGCGATTCTGACTAA